The proteins below come from a single Azospirillum thiophilum genomic window:
- a CDS encoding M48 family metalloprotease has product MPTYARFRKPFPSDLARTALAVLWLAVAAPALTAPAPASAGLLDTVLSGGDEASLGAQEHPKILAQFGGAVKDARLQGYVAELGRKLASTTARARDPWTFTVLDSDVVNAFALPGGYVYVTRGLLALAKDEAEVAGVLAHEIGHVTARHSAQRQTRQTLAGLLAAGVGVVFGSDTLAQIAGLGGTAMVAGYSREQELEADQLGVDTLRRTGYDPFAMATFLETLRRDGQYQGLRAGGKGEGGFDFFASHPQTEDRVRRAADLARAMPPGGARPREPYLAAVDGMIYGDSPENGYVRDRTFAHPQLGIAFTVPKGYALLNGAEQVIAKGTNGTAMAFDGGSAAGVPDPAAFLSDVWGKGATLGNLQRITIGGMPAATATTRGEAEGESTDIRLVAIRAPDGRMYRFTFLAPAGSLSRFDADFQAAANSFHRLTAEEAARYRPRRIQLATVRPGDGVAGFVRRMPQEPYAEELFRIINDLPPGTPLEPGRRVKVIVGE; this is encoded by the coding sequence ATGCCGACCTATGCCCGCTTCCGCAAGCCGTTCCCGTCCGACCTGGCCCGAACCGCCCTGGCCGTCCTGTGGCTGGCCGTGGCCGCCCCCGCCCTGACCGCTCCCGCCCCGGCTTCGGCCGGGCTGCTGGATACCGTGTTGTCCGGTGGCGACGAGGCGTCGCTGGGCGCGCAGGAGCATCCCAAGATCCTGGCCCAGTTCGGCGGCGCCGTGAAGGACGCCCGGCTGCAGGGCTATGTCGCGGAGCTCGGCCGCAAGCTGGCATCCACCACCGCCCGGGCGCGCGATCCCTGGACCTTCACCGTGCTGGACAGCGACGTGGTCAACGCCTTCGCCCTGCCCGGCGGCTACGTCTATGTCACCCGCGGGCTGCTGGCGCTGGCGAAGGACGAGGCGGAGGTGGCCGGCGTGCTGGCGCACGAGATCGGCCACGTCACCGCCCGCCACTCCGCCCAGCGCCAGACGAGGCAGACCCTCGCCGGGCTGCTTGCCGCCGGGGTGGGGGTGGTTTTCGGCAGCGACACGCTGGCGCAGATCGCCGGGCTGGGCGGCACCGCGATGGTTGCCGGCTACTCGCGCGAGCAGGAGCTGGAGGCCGACCAACTCGGCGTCGACACCCTGCGCCGTACTGGCTACGATCCCTTCGCCATGGCGACCTTCCTGGAAACCCTGCGGCGCGACGGCCAGTATCAGGGCCTGCGCGCGGGCGGCAAGGGAGAGGGCGGCTTCGATTTCTTCGCCAGCCATCCGCAGACCGAAGACCGCGTCCGCCGCGCCGCCGATCTGGCCCGCGCCATGCCGCCGGGGGGCGCCCGACCGCGCGAACCCTATCTGGCGGCCGTCGATGGCATGATCTATGGCGACAGTCCGGAGAACGGCTATGTCCGCGACCGGACTTTCGCCCACCCGCAATTGGGCATCGCCTTCACCGTGCCGAAGGGCTATGCGCTGCTGAACGGGGCGGAGCAGGTGATCGCCAAGGGGACGAACGGCACCGCCATGGCCTTTGACGGCGGATCGGCGGCCGGTGTGCCCGACCCTGCCGCCTTCCTGAGCGATGTCTGGGGCAAGGGCGCCACGCTGGGCAATCTCCAGCGCATCACCATCGGCGGCATGCCCGCGGCGACCGCCACGACCCGCGGCGAAGCCGAGGGCGAAAGCACCGACATCCGGCTGGTCGCGATCCGCGCGCCGGATGGGCGGATGTACCGCTTCACCTTTCTGGCGCCCGCCGGATCCCTGTCTCGTTTCGATGCCGATTTCCAGGCGGCGGCCAACAGCTTCCACCGGCTGACCGCCGAGGAAGCCGCGCGCTACCGCCCCCGCCGCATCCAGCTGGCGACGGTACGGCCCGGCGACGGCGTGGCGGGCTTCGTCCGCCGCATGCCGCAGGAACCCTATGCCGAAGAATTGTTCCGGATCATCAATGACCTGCCGCCCGGCACACCGCTGGAGCCCGGCCGCCGGGTGAAGGTTATCGTCGGAGAATAG
- a CDS encoding thermonuclease family protein — protein sequence MRIALLPLPRLLLTALLMCGLPPVGGATAEPLRVSAVLDGDTLELEDGRRVRLAGIEAAKPPRSANSLTNPGDARGWPLAEAATAALADLALGRRVVLHGPAPVDRHGRLLAHLVRDDGLWLQSALLVRGLARVHTRPDSRAYAAELLAGEEEARDAGRGMWRSRVYAVRDAADPETLVRDRDGFQLVEGIVLAVSKSGGETYLDFGADWRSDVTVHIGRTAMREVTRAGIDPLSFEGRRVRVRGWITLRNGPMIEITHPEQIERLERGQPSATPPRPDGDGLWDEDEADDEPEDESE from the coding sequence ATGCGAATTGCCCTGCTTCCGCTTCCGCGCCTGCTGCTAACGGCCCTGCTGATGTGCGGGCTTCCGCCGGTCGGCGGCGCCACGGCGGAGCCGTTGCGCGTCAGCGCGGTGCTGGACGGCGACACGCTGGAACTGGAGGACGGCCGCCGCGTCCGGCTGGCCGGGATCGAGGCGGCCAAGCCGCCACGCAGCGCCAATTCCCTTACCAATCCAGGCGACGCCCGCGGCTGGCCGCTGGCGGAGGCGGCGACGGCGGCACTGGCCGATCTGGCGCTCGGCCGCCGCGTCGTGCTGCATGGGCCGGCGCCGGTCGACCGGCATGGCCGGCTGCTCGCCCATCTGGTGCGGGACGACGGGCTTTGGCTGCAATCGGCGCTGCTGGTGCGCGGTCTTGCCCGCGTCCACACCCGCCCGGACTCCCGCGCCTACGCCGCCGAACTGCTGGCGGGGGAGGAGGAGGCGCGCGATGCCGGGCGCGGGATGTGGCGCAGCCGGGTCTACGCCGTGCGCGACGCCGCCGATCCGGAGACCCTGGTCCGCGACCGCGACGGCTTCCAGCTGGTGGAGGGGATCGTTCTGGCCGTCTCCAAAAGTGGCGGCGAGACCTATCTGGACTTCGGCGCCGACTGGCGCAGCGACGTCACCGTCCATATCGGCCGCACCGCCATGCGCGAGGTTACCCGTGCCGGCATCGACCCGCTTTCCTTCGAGGGGCGGCGGGTTCGCGTGCGGGGCTGGATCACGCTGCGCAACGGGCCGATGATCGAGATCACCCACCCCGAGCAGATCGAAAGGCTGGAACGCGGGCAACCGTCCGCCACCCCGCCGAGGCCCGACGGCGACGGCCTGTGGGACGAGGACGAAGCGGACGACGAACCGGAGGATGAATCTGAATGA
- a CDS encoding cytochrome c encodes MMKLSIGCMAGRMAGCLPATLSLLLAALWICPALAGGPELTIAVAGTERVFDRDTLLARPDAVSVDIPADVSYGRPMRYRAVPLASLLGTADFPAGAVLEGVASDGFTAQLPPALCLRTGPDGAVAFLAVEPAEQPWPNLPGKEVSAGPFYLVWVRPEASGVRSEQWPYQLARIVGSDDPLRRWPQLAVEPGLAADSPARAGQAVFLTQCMACHTLNGAGSATMGPDLNRPMNPTEYLTPAGLKRLIRDPRSVRTWPGQQMPAFDPAMLNDADLDRVIAYLGHMAGRKSM; translated from the coding sequence ATGATGAAGCTGTCGATCGGATGCATGGCCGGGCGAATGGCCGGATGCCTGCCCGCCACCCTGTCCCTTCTGCTCGCCGCCTTGTGGATCTGTCCGGCACTGGCCGGAGGGCCGGAGCTGACGATCGCCGTCGCCGGAACGGAACGGGTCTTCGACCGCGATACCCTGCTGGCCCGGCCCGACGCGGTGAGCGTCGACATCCCCGCCGACGTGTCCTATGGCCGGCCGATGCGCTACCGCGCCGTGCCGCTCGCCAGCCTGTTGGGCACTGCCGACTTCCCTGCGGGTGCCGTGCTTGAGGGCGTGGCGTCGGATGGCTTCACCGCGCAGTTGCCGCCGGCGCTGTGCCTGCGCACCGGTCCCGACGGCGCCGTCGCCTTCCTGGCGGTGGAGCCGGCCGAACAGCCCTGGCCCAACCTTCCGGGCAAGGAGGTGTCCGCCGGTCCCTTCTATCTGGTGTGGGTGCGGCCGGAGGCCTCGGGGGTGCGCAGCGAGCAATGGCCCTACCAGCTGGCCCGCATCGTCGGCTCGGACGATCCCCTCCGGCGCTGGCCGCAGCTGGCGGTCGAGCCGGGACTGGCCGCCGACTCGCCCGCCCGGGCCGGGCAGGCGGTGTTCCTCACCCAGTGCATGGCCTGCCATACCCTGAACGGCGCCGGCAGCGCCACGATGGGCCCGGACCTGAACCGGCCGATGAACCCGACCGAATACCTCACGCCCGCCGGACTGAAGCGGCTGATCCGCGACCCGCGGTCCGTCCGGACATGGCCCGGCCAGCAGATGCCGGCCTTCGATCCGGCGATGCTGAACGATGCCGACCTGGACCGCGTCATCGCCTATCTGGGACATATGGCCGGACGGAAGAGCATGTGA
- the ptsP gene encoding phosphoenolpyruvate--protein phosphotransferase, translating to MKSDLPPAGPANGPVAGPDRGGPSGGHAPSPSGEGFGGGGGGVARALRGLGVSPGIAIGPAHVVESGAVAIPEYSVEPDAIEAEVTRFNEAATKARRQIKKLKSKALVLPDSASEEIGFLLDAHLSMVTNSRLTRGVEHRIKKERINAEAAIQAEIAAIAATFAAMDDAYLAGRIDDIREVGRRLTRNLMKQEYRAFSTLPPGSIILAEELTPADTALLDPTVVVGFAAVLGGAEGHTAILARSLGLPAVLGAPGLLAGVRNGVTVIVDGLQGRVLIDPPADVLADYSERRAARERERQGLKSLRKLPAVTRDGTAVTLMANLELPRDLDHALEHGAQGIGLLRTEFLFMNRDHLPDEDEQYNVLRTMIEGMGGRTVTARTMDLGGEKLAGWMAGRYGEPANPALGLRAIRLGLREPKLLETQLAAMLRAGAHGPLRILLPMIASVAEVQKVREMMGQAARRLRRRGVAIADPLPPVGVMVEVPGAALSADALAYAADFFAIGTNDLTQYTLAIDRADEQVATLYDPLHPAVLRLIQFTIEAALRARITVSVCGEIAGDPRYTALLLGLGVRELSMAPLAVPAVKKRIRSMDLMEASRRAHVIMDQSDSGRIATLLDDFNAMA from the coding sequence ATGAAGAGTGACCTGCCCCCGGCCGGCCCGGCCAACGGCCCCGTTGCCGGTCCCGACCGCGGCGGCCCTAGCGGCGGACACGCGCCCTCCCCGTCCGGCGAAGGCTTCGGCGGCGGCGGCGGCGGCGTTGCGCGCGCGCTGCGCGGGCTGGGCGTGTCGCCCGGCATCGCCATAGGCCCCGCCCATGTGGTGGAAAGCGGCGCGGTCGCCATCCCGGAATACAGCGTCGAACCCGATGCGATCGAGGCCGAGGTCACCCGCTTCAACGAGGCGGCCACCAAGGCGCGGCGCCAGATCAAGAAGCTGAAGAGCAAGGCGCTGGTCCTGCCCGACTCGGCGTCGGAGGAAATCGGCTTCCTGCTGGACGCCCACCTGTCGATGGTCACCAACTCGCGGCTGACCCGAGGGGTCGAGCACCGCATCAAGAAGGAGCGCATCAACGCCGAGGCGGCCATCCAGGCGGAGATCGCCGCCATCGCCGCGACCTTCGCCGCCATGGACGACGCCTATCTGGCCGGCCGCATCGACGACATCCGCGAGGTCGGGCGGCGGCTGACCCGCAACCTGATGAAGCAGGAATACCGGGCCTTCAGCACCCTGCCCCCCGGCAGCATCATCCTGGCGGAGGAGCTTACCCCCGCCGACACCGCGCTGCTCGACCCGACCGTCGTCGTCGGCTTCGCCGCCGTGCTGGGCGGGGCGGAGGGCCACACGGCCATCCTCGCCCGCTCGCTCGGGCTTCCGGCGGTGCTGGGCGCGCCCGGCCTGCTGGCCGGCGTGCGCAACGGCGTGACGGTGATCGTCGACGGGCTGCAGGGCCGCGTGCTGATCGATCCGCCGGCCGATGTCCTGGCCGATTACAGCGAGCGCCGCGCCGCGCGCGAGCGCGAGCGCCAGGGATTGAAGAGCTTGCGCAAGCTGCCCGCCGTCACCCGCGACGGCACCGCCGTGACGCTGATGGCGAACCTGGAGCTGCCCCGCGACCTGGACCACGCGCTGGAGCATGGCGCCCAGGGCATCGGCCTGCTGCGGACCGAGTTCCTGTTCATGAACCGCGACCATCTTCCCGACGAGGATGAGCAGTACAACGTGCTGCGCACCATGATCGAAGGGATGGGAGGCCGCACTGTCACCGCCCGGACGATGGATCTGGGCGGCGAGAAGCTGGCCGGCTGGATGGCCGGTCGCTATGGCGAGCCCGCCAATCCGGCGCTCGGCCTGCGGGCCATCCGGCTGGGGCTGCGCGAACCGAAGCTGCTGGAAACCCAGCTCGCCGCCATGCTGCGCGCCGGTGCCCACGGGCCGCTGCGCATCCTGCTGCCGATGATCGCGTCGGTCGCCGAGGTGCAGAAGGTGCGCGAGATGATGGGGCAGGCCGCTCGCCGGCTGCGCCGCCGCGGCGTCGCCATCGCCGACCCGCTGCCGCCGGTCGGGGTGATGGTGGAGGTGCCGGGAGCGGCCTTGTCGGCCGACGCGCTGGCCTATGCCGCCGACTTCTTCGCCATCGGCACCAACGACCTGACCCAATACACGCTGGCGATCGACCGTGCCGACGAACAGGTTGCCACCCTCTACGATCCGCTGCACCCGGCGGTGCTGCGCCTGATCCAGTTCACCATCGAGGCGGCGCTGCGTGCCCGCATCACCGTGTCGGTCTGCGGCGAGATCGCCGGCGATCCGCGCTACACCGCGCTGCTGCTGGGCCTGGGCGTGCGCGAACTGTCGATGGCCCCGCTGGCGGTTCCGGCGGTCAAGAAGCGCATCCGCTCCATGGACCTGATGGAAGCCAGCCGCCGCGCCCATGTCATCATGGACCAGAGCGACAGCGGGCGCATCGCCACCCTGCTGGACGATTTCAACGCCATGGCGTGA
- a CDS encoding HPr family phosphocarrier protein, with protein sequence MSHPDDTAPADGELRRTATITNQRGLHARASAKFVKLVATFDAEISVRRGESVVSGESIMGLMMLAAGPGTTVELRAMGVQADAAMAALLDLINRKFDEE encoded by the coding sequence ATGAGCCACCCGGACGACACGGCGCCCGCCGACGGCGAACTCCGCCGCACCGCCACCATCACCAACCAGCGCGGCCTGCACGCGCGCGCCTCGGCCAAGTTCGTCAAGCTGGTCGCCACATTCGACGCCGAGATCTCGGTGCGCCGCGGCGAGTCGGTCGTGTCGGGCGAGTCGATCATGGGGCTGATGATGCTGGCCGCCGGCCCCGGCACCACGGTGGAACTGCGCGCCATGGGCGTCCAGGCCGACGCGGCGATGGCTGCCCTCCTTGACCTGATCAACCGCAAGTTCGATGAAGAGTGA
- a CDS encoding PTS sugar transporter subunit IIA, which yields MIGMVLVTHGRLAEEFIAALFHVVGEQQQVRAVCIGPEDDMEQRRQDILNSVAEVDDGSGVVVLTDMFGGTPSNLAISIMDKAKVEVIAGVNLPMLIKLASVRKTEPLDKSVIAARDAGQKYINVASTLLSD from the coding sequence ATGATCGGTATGGTTCTTGTCACCCACGGACGGCTGGCCGAGGAATTCATCGCCGCATTGTTCCATGTGGTGGGCGAACAGCAGCAGGTGCGTGCCGTATGCATCGGTCCGGAGGACGACATGGAACAGCGCCGCCAGGACATCCTGAACTCGGTGGCGGAGGTCGACGACGGCTCTGGCGTGGTGGTGCTGACCGACATGTTCGGCGGCACGCCGTCCAACCTCGCCATCTCCATCATGGACAAGGCGAAGGTCGAGGTGATCGCCGGCGTCAACCTGCCGATGCTGATCAAGCTGGCCAGCGTGCGGAAGACCGAACCGCTCGACAAGTCGGTGATCGCCGCCCGCGACGCCGGCCAGAAATACATCAACGTCGCCTCCACCCTCTTGTCGGACTGA
- the rapZ gene encoding RNase adapter RapZ, which translates to MTPDAASDSAAADAGDAAVTARGRVVLVTGLSGAGMSVALKALEDLGYEAVDNLRLSLVRALIRQADPRRRPLALVIDSRTRDFSAQNFLDELEELRRRDDLEVSLVFLDCGDEVLQRRFTETRRRHPLAEDRTVPDGIQRERALLFPLREESDVTIDTTQLSIHDLRRILSGHFKRDAHAALQVFVTSFSFRQGLPREADLVFDVRFLVNPHYDPELRPLTGLNPAVAARVESDPDFPAFFRNLTELLRPLLPRYNQEGKSYLTIAIGCTGGKHRSVFVAERLAGWLKEQGLRVNLSHRELDRQGLRTGAGPAGTAGGNLG; encoded by the coding sequence ATGACCCCTGACGCGGCGTCCGATTCCGCTGCTGCCGATGCTGGCGATGCCGCGGTCACCGCCCGCGGGCGCGTCGTGCTGGTCACCGGCCTGTCGGGCGCCGGCATGTCGGTGGCGCTGAAGGCGCTGGAGGACCTCGGTTACGAGGCGGTGGACAATCTGCGCCTGTCGCTGGTCCGGGCCCTCATCCGGCAGGCCGACCCCAGGCGCCGGCCGCTGGCCCTGGTGATCGACAGCCGCACCCGTGACTTCTCCGCCCAGAATTTCCTGGATGAACTGGAGGAACTGCGCCGCCGCGACGACCTGGAGGTCAGCCTGGTCTTCCTGGATTGCGGCGACGAGGTGCTGCAGCGCCGCTTTACCGAGACGCGCCGCCGCCACCCGCTGGCGGAGGACCGCACCGTTCCCGACGGCATCCAGCGCGAGCGCGCCCTGCTGTTCCCGTTGCGGGAAGAATCCGACGTCACCATCGACACGACGCAACTGTCCATTCATGATTTGCGGCGCATCCTGTCCGGGCATTTCAAGCGTGACGCCCATGCCGCATTGCAGGTGTTCGTGACCTCCTTCTCCTTCCGCCAGGGCCTCCCGCGCGAGGCCGACCTGGTCTTCGACGTGCGGTTCCTGGTCAACCCCCACTACGACCCGGAGCTGCGGCCGCTGACCGGCCTCAATCCGGCCGTCGCCGCACGGGTGGAGAGCGATCCGGATTTTCCCGCCTTCTTCCGCAACCTGACGGAGTTGCTGCGTCCGCTGCTGCCGCGCTACAACCAGGAAGGCAAGAGCTACCTGACCATTGCGATCGGCTGTACTGGCGGCAAGCACCGCTCGGTCTTCGTCGCCGAACGGCTGGCCGGCTGGCTGAAGGAGCAGGGGCTGCGGGTCAATCTGAGCCACCGAGAGCTCGACCGGCAGGGCCTGCGGACCGGTGCGGGGCCGGCAGGCACGGCGGGCGGCAACCTTGGATGA
- a CDS encoding HPr kinase/phosphorylase: MVTIHGTCVLLSDIGVLLRGESGRGKSDLALRLIDGGARLVADDRVMLSGDSGRLTASAPPALAGLLEVRGVGILPVPSAASAEVGLVVDLVPRDAVDRLPEAEVDTLLGIAMPRLGLHAFDASTPAKIRLAVACLRDGRLNRVPASQPALS; the protein is encoded by the coding sequence ATGGTGACGATTCACGGCACCTGCGTCTTGCTCTCCGATATCGGCGTGCTGCTGCGCGGGGAGTCCGGACGAGGAAAATCCGATTTGGCCTTGCGACTGATCGACGGTGGCGCCCGGCTGGTCGCGGATGACCGGGTCATGCTGTCCGGCGATTCCGGCCGCTTGACCGCTTCCGCCCCGCCGGCCCTCGCCGGGCTGCTGGAGGTGCGCGGCGTCGGCATCCTGCCGGTTCCGTCCGCCGCATCGGCCGAAGTCGGGCTGGTCGTCGATCTCGTGCCCCGCGATGCGGTCGACCGCCTGCCGGAGGCGGAGGTCGACACGCTGCTGGGTATCGCCATGCCGCGCCTGGGCCTGCACGCCTTCGACGCTTCCACCCCCGCGAAGATCCGTCTGGCGGTTGCCTGTCTGCGCGACGGGCGGCTGAACAGGGTTCCCGCCAGCCAGCCGGCCCTGTCATGA
- a CDS encoding stimulus-sensing domain-containing protein: MASATGTRSSAVPAAGGGRWRRGVSPLTLRILAVNVLALLVLLAGLLYLGRYQDRLIQAETEALATEARIFASALGEGAVNRILTAPSPTGDESGERFELAPELARPMIRRLAEATATRTRLYDIEGHMLSDSRVLVGSQGRIEIRELPAPPAGDPVSRAINDLYTRLIDVVPSREGLPAYREAPGQANPDVERALGGEAAATVWQVEREGAGDGVGPELLLTVAVPVQRYREVLGAVLLTRGGGEIDRAIRSVRFDILRVFGVALLVTIALSFYLAGTIARPIRRLAQAADRLRTSHGRHAGIPDLTRRGDEIGELSGVLREMTDALWTRMDAIERFAADVAHEIKNPLTSLRSAVETAGRVSDPRHRDRLMAIIADDVQRLDRLISDISNASRLDAELSRAEPEPVDIGLLLTMLAEMRQTMAETVDDAADGGAGGHRLGPPPAPRVVVEVPAGEKLVVPGLEGRLTQVFQNLIDNALSFSPPEGTVRLSARRHGRTVTVVVSDQGPGIPAGKEEAIFDRFYTERPAGEKFGTHSGLGLSIAKQIISAHNGSIYVRNRHAQEGRIDGADFVVSLPLL, encoded by the coding sequence ATGGCGTCGGCTACCGGTACAAGGAGTAGCGCGGTGCCGGCGGCCGGCGGCGGCCGGTGGCGGCGCGGCGTGTCGCCGCTGACGCTGCGCATCCTGGCGGTCAACGTCCTGGCGCTGCTGGTGCTGCTGGCAGGCCTGCTCTATCTCGGCCGCTACCAGGACCGGCTGATCCAGGCCGAGACCGAGGCGCTGGCGACCGAGGCGCGCATCTTCGCCTCCGCGCTCGGCGAGGGGGCGGTGAACCGCATCCTGACCGCCCCGTCCCCCACCGGCGACGAGAGCGGCGAACGGTTCGAGCTGGCGCCCGAGCTGGCCCGGCCGATGATCCGCCGGCTGGCCGAGGCGACGGCGACCCGGACCCGGCTGTACGACATCGAGGGGCACATGCTGTCCGATAGCCGCGTGCTGGTCGGATCGCAGGGGCGCATCGAGATCCGCGAGCTGCCGGCCCCCCCGGCGGGCGACCCGGTGTCGCGCGCGATCAACGACCTCTACACCCGCTTGATCGACGTGGTGCCGAGCCGCGAAGGGCTGCCCGCCTACCGGGAAGCGCCCGGGCAAGCCAACCCGGACGTGGAGCGGGCGTTGGGTGGCGAGGCCGCAGCCACCGTCTGGCAGGTGGAGCGCGAAGGTGCCGGCGACGGGGTCGGGCCCGAACTGCTGCTGACGGTGGCGGTGCCGGTGCAGCGCTACCGCGAGGTGTTGGGCGCGGTGCTGCTGACCCGCGGCGGCGGCGAGATCGACCGCGCCATCCGCTCCGTCCGCTTCGACATCCTGCGGGTGTTCGGGGTGGCGCTGCTGGTGACGATCGCGCTGTCCTTCTATCTGGCCGGCACCATCGCCCGGCCGATCCGCAGGCTGGCCCAGGCCGCCGACCGGCTGCGCACCAGCCACGGCCGCCATGCCGGCATCCCCGACCTGACCCGCCGCGGCGACGAGATCGGCGAGCTGTCCGGCGTGCTGCGCGAGATGACCGACGCGCTGTGGACGCGGATGGACGCCATCGAACGCTTCGCCGCCGATGTCGCCCACGAGATCAAGAACCCGCTGACGTCGCTGCGCAGCGCGGTCGAGACCGCCGGCCGCGTCAGCGACCCGCGTCACCGCGACCGGCTGATGGCGATCATCGCCGACGACGTGCAGCGGCTGGACCGGCTGATCAGCGACATTTCCAATGCGTCGCGCCTCGATGCCGAGCTGTCGCGCGCCGAGCCGGAACCGGTGGACATCGGCTTGCTGCTGACCATGCTGGCCGAGATGCGCCAGACGATGGCGGAAACCGTCGATGACGCGGCGGACGGCGGGGCCGGTGGACATCGGCTTGGCCCGCCGCCGGCGCCGCGCGTGGTGGTGGAGGTGCCGGCGGGCGAAAAGCTGGTGGTGCCGGGGCTGGAAGGACGGCTGACCCAGGTGTTCCAGAACCTGATCGACAACGCCCTGTCCTTCTCGCCGCCCGAAGGCACCGTGCGGCTGAGCGCAAGGCGCCATGGCCGGACCGTCACGGTCGTGGTGTCGGACCAGGGGCCCGGTATCCCGGCGGGTAAGGAAGAAGCGATCTTCGACCGCTTCTATACCGAGCGCCCGGCAGGCGAAAAGTTCGGAACCCACTCCGGTCTCGGGCTCTCGATAGCGAAACAAATAATCAGTGCCCACAATGGTTCGATCTATGTGCGAAATCGTCATGCGCAGGAGGGGCGGATCGACGGTGCCGACTTCGTGGTGAGCCTGCCATTGCTGTAA
- a CDS encoding response regulator transcription factor, which produces MAHTVALVDDDRNILASVSIALEAEGFDVRTYTDGAEALRGLTQRPPDLAVLDIKMPRMDGMELLQRLRQTSQMPVIFLTSKDDELDELMGLRMGADDYIKKPFSQRLLIERIRALLRREALRGETADADPGQIVTRGPLLLDGARHACSWNGQPIDLTVTEFLLVRALAQRPGHVKNRDQLMDAAYGEHVYVDDRTIDSHIKRLRKKFKAVDPDFAQIETLYGVGYRYKE; this is translated from the coding sequence ATGGCCCACACCGTCGCCCTGGTGGATGACGACCGCAACATCCTGGCCTCGGTCTCCATCGCCCTGGAAGCCGAAGGATTCGACGTGCGCACCTATACCGACGGCGCCGAGGCGCTGCGCGGCCTGACGCAACGCCCCCCCGACCTCGCCGTGCTCGACATCAAGATGCCGCGTATGGACGGGATGGAGTTGCTGCAACGTCTGCGTCAGACCAGCCAAATGCCCGTCATCTTCCTGACCAGCAAGGACGACGAGCTGGACGAGCTGATGGGCCTGCGCATGGGCGCGGACGACTACATCAAGAAGCCCTTCTCGCAGCGCCTGCTGATCGAGCGCATCCGGGCGCTGCTGCGGCGCGAGGCGCTGCGTGGCGAGACCGCCGACGCCGATCCAGGCCAGATCGTCACCCGGGGTCCCCTGCTGCTGGACGGCGCCCGCCATGCCTGCAGCTGGAACGGCCAGCCGATCGACCTGACGGTGACCGAATTCCTGCTGGTCCGGGCGCTGGCCCAGCGGCCGGGGCATGTGAAGAACCGCGACCAGCTGATGGACGCGGCCTATGGCGAGCATGTCTATGTCGACGACCGCACCATCGACAGCCACATCAAGCGGCTGCGCAAGAAGTTCAAGGCCGTCGACCCCGACTTCGCCCAGATCGAAACGCTCTATGGCGTCGGCTACCGGTACAAGGAGTAG
- a CDS encoding HugZ family protein — MPAGPSPAERARRLMRACDRAALATAQRTADGPADVDSPADAAGWPYPSLVLVALDQDGSPLLLLSTLADHTRNLLADDRVGLLFDGTAGLERPLTGARLSVLGRATRSDDPAHRARYLRRHPDAALYAGFADFAIYRVSVERAHLVAGFGRIHWLSAAELDFPGAAPALAAAEADLIGRLNAEGYGSRLAPSANGAADGWSVTGVDPEGCDLRRGGYVARVDFEQRIQDPESAKLALHLLAGPQDGSGPTGDATSGIATAGETEGPDGPRHQGR, encoded by the coding sequence TTGCCTGCCGGCCCGTCACCGGCCGAGCGCGCCCGGCGCCTGATGCGCGCCTGCGACCGCGCCGCGCTGGCGACCGCGCAGCGGACGGCGGACGGCCCGGCCGATGTGGACAGCCCGGCCGATGCCGCCGGCTGGCCCTACCCCTCGCTGGTCCTGGTGGCTCTCGACCAGGACGGCAGCCCGCTGCTTCTGCTGTCGACGCTTGCCGACCATACGCGCAACCTGTTGGCCGATGACCGGGTCGGCCTGCTGTTCGACGGCACCGCCGGGCTGGAGCGGCCGCTGACCGGCGCCCGCCTGTCGGTGCTGGGCCGGGCCACCCGGTCGGACGATCCGGCACACCGCGCCCGCTACCTGCGACGCCATCCCGATGCCGCCCTCTATGCCGGCTTCGCCGACTTCGCGATCTACCGCGTCTCGGTGGAACGCGCCCATCTGGTCGCCGGCTTCGGCCGCATCCACTGGCTGTCCGCTGCCGAGCTGGATTTCCCCGGCGCCGCTCCCGCCCTGGCGGCGGCGGAGGCCGATCTGATCGGCCGCCTGAATGCCGAGGGGTACGGCTCCCGGCTGGCCCCCTCCGCAAACGGAGCGGCGGACGGCTGGAGCGTGACCGGCGTGGATCCGGAGGGATGCGACCTGCGACGCGGGGGGTACGTCGCCCGCGTCGATTTTGAGCAGAGAATCCAGGACCCCGAATCGGCTAAACTGGCGCTGCACTTGCTGGCCGGGCCGCAGGACGGATCGGGACCAACCGGAGACGCAACATCCGGGATCGCAACAGCCGGGGAGACGGAGGGCCCTGACGGCCCCCGCCACCAAGGCCGGTGA